Proteins from a genomic interval of Diaminobutyricimonas aerilata:
- a CDS encoding CGNR zinc finger domain-containing protein, translating to MSEQQEFAAENARIRDDPRLLRDFVNTLERQTGDEALTSPEALADWFADRGLVPRGTALRRGDLDIAIALREGLRAQMLEHAGHPSDDDAAQALDAAAALVPLRVGFAGGRYRLVAVRDEPAQAAFAALFDALRRTRESGEWERLKACSRDSCRWAYFDSSRNRSKRWCTMAGCGNYIKMRRARGGEPALG from the coding sequence ATGAGCGAGCAGCAGGAGTTCGCGGCCGAGAACGCCCGGATCCGCGACGACCCCCGCCTGCTGCGCGACTTCGTCAACACGCTCGAGCGGCAGACCGGCGACGAGGCGCTGACCTCACCGGAGGCGCTCGCCGACTGGTTCGCGGATCGGGGTCTCGTCCCGCGCGGAACCGCCCTCCGGCGCGGCGACCTCGACATCGCGATCGCCCTTCGCGAGGGGCTCAGGGCGCAGATGCTCGAGCACGCCGGTCACCCGTCCGACGACGACGCCGCGCAGGCGCTCGATGCCGCCGCGGCGCTCGTGCCCCTGCGGGTCGGATTCGCGGGCGGGCGGTACCGGCTCGTCGCCGTGCGCGACGAGCCCGCGCAAGCCGCCTTCGCCGCGTTGTTCGACGCGCTGCGCCGCACCCGCGAGTCCGGCGAATGGGAGCGGCTCAAGGCGTGCTCACGGGACTCGTGCCGGTGGGCGTACTTCGACTCCTCCCGCAACCGCTCCAAGCGCTGGTGCACGATGGCCGGCTGCGGCAACTACATCAAGATGCGCCGCGCCCGCGGTGGGGAGCCGGCGCTGGGCTGA
- a CDS encoding FadR/GntR family transcriptional regulator translates to MSAMNTALDGLRQMISSGELSPGQRFPPEAELCSRLKVSRSSLREAVRILDTLGAIDVRHGSGTYVSRLDPADIVRGFSITVDLLPLEGLLQLFEVRRVLEGHAAGQAAARAPEGLVEQLRELAARMEATDDPDEVSRLDYEFHQSICAAAGNPTITSLMSVFRARGRRYRILRGGEGDPVKHASDAGHRAIVDAIERQDPAAASVAASAHVAQTAHWLGVLHPHPEP, encoded by the coding sequence ATGTCGGCCATGAACACCGCGCTCGACGGGCTGCGCCAGATGATCTCGTCGGGCGAATTGTCGCCGGGCCAGCGCTTCCCTCCCGAGGCGGAACTGTGCAGCAGGCTCAAGGTCTCGCGCAGCTCGCTGCGCGAGGCCGTGCGCATCCTCGACACCCTGGGCGCGATCGACGTGCGCCACGGATCCGGCACCTACGTCTCGCGCCTCGACCCCGCCGACATCGTGCGCGGCTTCTCGATCACCGTCGACCTGCTGCCGCTCGAAGGGCTGCTGCAGTTGTTCGAGGTGCGTCGCGTACTCGAGGGCCATGCCGCGGGACAAGCGGCGGCGCGCGCGCCCGAGGGCCTGGTCGAACAGTTGCGGGAGTTGGCCGCGCGGATGGAGGCGACCGACGACCCGGACGAGGTGTCGCGACTGGACTACGAGTTCCACCAGTCCATCTGCGCCGCGGCCGGCAACCCGACGATCACGTCGCTCATGAGCGTGTTCCGGGCGCGCGGGCGGCGGTATCGCATCCTGCGCGGCGGGGAGGGCGACCCGGTGAAGCACGCGAGCGACGCGGGTCATCGCGCCATCGTCGACGCGATCGAACGGCAGGATCCCGCCGCCGCGTCGGTCGCCGCATCCGCCCATGTCGCGCAGACCGCGCACTGGCTCGGGGTGCTGCACCCGCATCCGGAGCCCTGA